GACAGATCCGTGTGCTGACGCTCCCGGCGGCCAGCTGCCCGATCCGGCTCCGGACTGCGGGGTTCCCGCCGAGGCCGTCGTGGAGGAGGAGGAAGGCGAGCAGGCTGCGGAGCCCGATGACTGCGCCCCCGCTGCAGCTCCTCCCGGCGATGAGGCGGCCGAACCCGGCGATGGCGACCAGGACGGCCGCAAGGAAGAGGACGAAGATGCGGCCGGGGAGCCGGTGGAGGACGACGCTGAGGGGACCGGCGATCCGCACGACGACGAACTCACCGAGGGTGACACCGCCGGTGAGCCGGAGGACGACGCCGACGACAGTGGGTCTGGCGCTGAGCAGCCCGGCGACGCGGTCGGCGGGACCGACGAGGCCGCCGACGACGGGATCGCAGGCGGGGACGGAGATGCCGGTTCCGGTGAGACCGACAGCGACGAGCCCGACAGCGACGGACCCGAAGACGGCGCACCCGATGACGGTGACCCGGGCGTTAGCGATGATGCGGACGGCCCAGGCGCCGAGGACGCTGATGCTGACACCGGCGACGCCGACGGCGGCTCGCCTGGCGGCGAACAGGCCCACGGTGATTCTGCCGGCGATGACGGAGCGGATCCCGACGACACCGGGCAGCCGCTGACCGGGTCGGACGCGGCGGACGACGCCGACGCAGGGGGGCAGACGACGTGAAGATCCTGCTGCGCATCCTCAGTGGAGCCGTGACAGCGGTACTGGCCATCGCCCTGGCGGGGACGGTGCTGTTGGCCCTCGCCGGGCGCAGGGCGCCCGACCGGATCCCGACGGTTTTCGACTACAAGGTGCTCACCGTGCTGAGCGGCTCCATGGAGCCGGCGATCAGGACCGGTGACGCAATCATCGTGGAGCCGCTGAGGCCGGAGCACGAGATCCGGGAAGGCGACGTCATCACCTTCCGGGCGGCAGACGCCCCCGACATGCTGATCACCCACCGGGTCATCGGCATCGTGTCGGTCAACGGCGAGCCGGCGGCCTACGTGACCAAGGGCGACGCCAACGAGGCGCCTGACCTGGTCCCGGTTCAGCGGTCCCAGATCGTCGGCATCCACCGGTGGCGGATTCCGTACTACGGCTACCTCTCGGACTTCATGCACACCAGGGAGGGGATCATCTCCCTCGTGATCGTCCCGGGCGTGCTGCTGATTGCCCTGGAGGTCCGCAAGATCTTCCAGGTGATCGCCGAGGAGGAGAAGGCCAGGCAGGCCGACGAGAAACCCGCCGACGCCCAGTCCCCCAGTTAGTCACCTGCAG
The nucleotide sequence above comes from Symbiobacterium thermophilum IAM 14863. Encoded proteins:
- a CDS encoding signal peptidase I, coding for MKILLRILSGAVTAVLAIALAGTVLLALAGRRAPDRIPTVFDYKVLTVLSGSMEPAIRTGDAIIVEPLRPEHEIREGDVITFRAADAPDMLITHRVIGIVSVNGEPAAYVTKGDANEAPDLVPVQRSQIVGIHRWRIPYYGYLSDFMHTREGIISLVIVPGVLLIALEVRKIFQVIAEEEKARQADEKPADAQSPS